In Theileria annulata chromosome 3, complete sequence, *** SEQUENCING IN PROGRESS ***, the sequence ACAAAAAACtgagaattttaaaaggACAGGAATACTTAAAATTGTTGTTGCCTATATTCTAAATTTGCCTAAGGTGGGGAATGTGTTGACTTAAGTTTCCtagaatatttataaatgattgtttaaaatgtaGTCCGACATTAGAAATATGTTTTGATTTACAAgtacaaatatatatatccTTCTTTCAGATTTTTATACAAAGaatgatattaaatctTTCTTCAACCCctaattatctaaattcTTTACATTTAGGAATACATAAGCTCATTTTAACATGACGTATGTAGAAAATTTCAGCGAAATTCTAGTTGATTCAagtaaaaaaattgaatCCCTGATATTTGGTTCGTGCTGCCTTTTGACTCTGattgtttttatatatgTAATTATAAAGATATTCTCATCGCCAAATAAGCCGCCAACCTGCGAATCTATTATAATCGCACTATCTTGTTTCCAACTATCTCTGGGAACATGGTTCTATTTTGTAGACGACGAATcttatataaatattctaaacAAAGGAATCAAGGTACTACAGTGCCAAGTAATCTCATGGACCTGTATGTACATCTTGATGAAGTCAAAGGAGCGTTATTACATGTAAGTTGTTTGTAAATTCAATGATTTTCAGGATGTTCAAGGTATTTTCGGGCTGCTTCTCCGCAGTATTGTTGTTTTTACTTTTGTACGGACTAACGAGTGGAGAGGTTCCATTTTACCTTAAAATCAACACATACGTCTCATTTCTATGGCTCACGATGTCCTCTGTTATATTATCTATCgcaataataataagaagGA encodes:
- a CDS encoding uncharacterized protein (6 probable transmembrane helices predicted for TA17745 by TMHMM2.0 at aa 21-43, 53-72, 110-132, 142-164, 207-229 and 251-273;~Signal anchor predicted for TA17745 by SignalP 2.0 HMM (Signal peptide probability 0.000, signal anchor probability 0.976) with cleavage site probability 0.000 between residues 43 and 44), with amino-acid sequence MTYVENFSEILVDSSKKIESLIFGSCCLLTLIVFIYVIIKIFSSPNKPPTCESIIIALSCFQLSLGTWFYFVDDESYINILNKGIKVLQCQVISWTCMYILMKSKERYYMMFKVFSGCFSAVLLFLLLYGLTSGEVPFYLKINTYVSFLWLTMSSVILSIAIIIRRRLKFAMLFKFDVEEIIDVEIQKMDKTNELVDTFTNSKFSQFFLLSAMEFATSLTTFLWDLTIFLTVKKNEKMDFYELNMPIFKEFLHIITNSLLILIPNWTIFFVFYWYF